One genomic window of Nicotiana sylvestris chromosome 10, ASM39365v2, whole genome shotgun sequence includes the following:
- the LOC104221222 gene encoding ureide permease 1-like isoform X1: MFEKQQMDIWWPKWWLSPKKCSLFCLFTFLFLLKILDSLLQSEMDYWSVPKLVILSPEGVLSSGLKMYMVESKGGAIACMLLSLLLLGTWPALLTLLERRGRLPQHTYLDYTITNLLAAVIIALTFGQFGPSTPEMPDFLTQLSQDNWPSVLFAMAGGMVLSLGNLSTQYAWAFVGLSVTEVVSASITVVIGTTLNYYLDDKINKAEILFPGVGCFLIAVCLGSAVHSSNNADNKTKLDDYSNDCKDGVGTNGISSFKQTNFNTGGTNDLEDGGSSGKAKFGTAAFLIELENTRSIKVFGKGTFIGLAITFFAGICFSMFSPAFNLATNDQWHTLKDGVPHLTVYTAFFYFSSFCFVIAMVLNLTFLYYPILNAPKSSLKAYLNDWNGRGWALLAGLLCGFGNGLQFMGGQAAGYAAADAVQALPLVSTFWGVILFGEYRRSSRKTYTLLAGMLFMFTVAVAILMASSGHRK; this comes from the exons ATGTTTGAGAAGCAACAAATGGATATTTGGTGGCCCAAATGGTGGTTGAGTCCAAAAAAGTGTTCACTGTTTTGtctttttacctttttgtttttgttaaagATTCTTGATTCCCTTTTACAATCTGAAATG GACTATTGGAGTGTTCCCAAGTTGGTAATACTTTCACCTGAAGGTGTATTATCTAGTGGATTGAAGATGTATATGGTAGAGAGCAAAGGTGGGGCTATAGCTTGTATGCTATTGTCTCTGTTATTGTTAGGGACATGGCCAGCTTTATTGACTTTGCTCGAAAGACGAGGGCGTCTTCCTCAACATACTTACCTTGATTATACTATTACCAATCTGTTGGCTGCTGTGATCATTGCTTTAACCTTTGGTCAGTTTGGGCCAAGCACACCAGAAATGCCTGATTTCCTCACTCAACTCTCTCAG GATAATTGGCCGAGTGTCTTGTTTGCAATGGCTGGAGGGATGGTCCTCAGCCTTGGGAACCTTTCAACTCAATATGCTTGGGCTTTTGTTGGTTTATCAGTCACTGAAGTGGTCTCTGCTAGTATTACAGTTGTTATAG GAACGACATTGAATTATTACCTTGACGACAAAATTAACAAAGCTGAGATTCTTTTTCCTGGAGTTGGATGTTTCTTGATTGCCGTTTGTTTAGGCTCTGCTGTTCATTCGTCCAACAACGCTGATAACAAAACCAAGCTTGATGATTATTCAAATGACTGTAAAGATGGAGTCGG GACTAATGGAATTTCTTCCTTCAAACAAACAAATTTTAATACAG GTGGTACAAATGATCTGGAGGATGGTGGTTCTTCTGGGAAGGCAAAATTTGGGACTGCGGCTTTCCTTATAGAACTTGAGAACACGAGATCAATCAAG GTTTTCGGGAAGGGCACGTTCATTGGTTTGGCCATAACATTTTTTGCTGGGATTTGCTTCTCAATGTTCTCGCCTGCATTTAACCTAGCGACAAATGATCAATGGCATACTCTCAAAGATGGAGTTCCGCACTTGACTGTCTATACAGCATTTTTCTACTTCTCATCATTTTGTTTTGTGATTGCCATGGTTCTGAACCTCACCTTCTTATACTACCCTATACTAAATGCACCCAAGTCGTCGCTAAAGGCTTATCTCAACGACTGGAATGGCAGAGGTTGGGCCCTTTTGGCTGGACTTTTGTGTGGTTTTGGCAATGGTCTACAATTCATGGGAGGTCAGGCTGCTGGATACGCAGCTGCAGATGCTGTTCAG GCACTGCCTCTTGTGAGCACATTTTGGGGGGTGATTTTGTTTGGAGAGTATAGAAGATCATCAAGAAAAACATATACACTCCTTGCGGGCATGCTGTTTATGTTTACAGTAGCTGTTGCAATTCTCATGGCATCGTCAGGTCATCGGAAGTAG
- the LOC104221222 gene encoding ureide permease 1-like isoform X2, protein MDYWSVPKLVILSPEGVLSSGLKMYMVESKGGAIACMLLSLLLLGTWPALLTLLERRGRLPQHTYLDYTITNLLAAVIIALTFGQFGPSTPEMPDFLTQLSQDNWPSVLFAMAGGMVLSLGNLSTQYAWAFVGLSVTEVVSASITVVIGTTLNYYLDDKINKAEILFPGVGCFLIAVCLGSAVHSSNNADNKTKLDDYSNDCKDGVGTNGISSFKQTNFNTGGTNDLEDGGSSGKAKFGTAAFLIELENTRSIKVFGKGTFIGLAITFFAGICFSMFSPAFNLATNDQWHTLKDGVPHLTVYTAFFYFSSFCFVIAMVLNLTFLYYPILNAPKSSLKAYLNDWNGRGWALLAGLLCGFGNGLQFMGGQAAGYAAADAVQALPLVSTFWGVILFGEYRRSSRKTYTLLAGMLFMFTVAVAILMASSGHRK, encoded by the exons ATG GACTATTGGAGTGTTCCCAAGTTGGTAATACTTTCACCTGAAGGTGTATTATCTAGTGGATTGAAGATGTATATGGTAGAGAGCAAAGGTGGGGCTATAGCTTGTATGCTATTGTCTCTGTTATTGTTAGGGACATGGCCAGCTTTATTGACTTTGCTCGAAAGACGAGGGCGTCTTCCTCAACATACTTACCTTGATTATACTATTACCAATCTGTTGGCTGCTGTGATCATTGCTTTAACCTTTGGTCAGTTTGGGCCAAGCACACCAGAAATGCCTGATTTCCTCACTCAACTCTCTCAG GATAATTGGCCGAGTGTCTTGTTTGCAATGGCTGGAGGGATGGTCCTCAGCCTTGGGAACCTTTCAACTCAATATGCTTGGGCTTTTGTTGGTTTATCAGTCACTGAAGTGGTCTCTGCTAGTATTACAGTTGTTATAG GAACGACATTGAATTATTACCTTGACGACAAAATTAACAAAGCTGAGATTCTTTTTCCTGGAGTTGGATGTTTCTTGATTGCCGTTTGTTTAGGCTCTGCTGTTCATTCGTCCAACAACGCTGATAACAAAACCAAGCTTGATGATTATTCAAATGACTGTAAAGATGGAGTCGG GACTAATGGAATTTCTTCCTTCAAACAAACAAATTTTAATACAG GTGGTACAAATGATCTGGAGGATGGTGGTTCTTCTGGGAAGGCAAAATTTGGGACTGCGGCTTTCCTTATAGAACTTGAGAACACGAGATCAATCAAG GTTTTCGGGAAGGGCACGTTCATTGGTTTGGCCATAACATTTTTTGCTGGGATTTGCTTCTCAATGTTCTCGCCTGCATTTAACCTAGCGACAAATGATCAATGGCATACTCTCAAAGATGGAGTTCCGCACTTGACTGTCTATACAGCATTTTTCTACTTCTCATCATTTTGTTTTGTGATTGCCATGGTTCTGAACCTCACCTTCTTATACTACCCTATACTAAATGCACCCAAGTCGTCGCTAAAGGCTTATCTCAACGACTGGAATGGCAGAGGTTGGGCCCTTTTGGCTGGACTTTTGTGTGGTTTTGGCAATGGTCTACAATTCATGGGAGGTCAGGCTGCTGGATACGCAGCTGCAGATGCTGTTCAG GCACTGCCTCTTGTGAGCACATTTTGGGGGGTGATTTTGTTTGGAGAGTATAGAAGATCATCAAGAAAAACATATACACTCCTTGCGGGCATGCTGTTTATGTTTACAGTAGCTGTTGCAATTCTCATGGCATCGTCAGGTCATCGGAAGTAG
- the LOC104221222 gene encoding ureide permease 1-like isoform X3, with protein MYMVESKGGAIACMLLSLLLLGTWPALLTLLERRGRLPQHTYLDYTITNLLAAVIIALTFGQFGPSTPEMPDFLTQLSQDNWPSVLFAMAGGMVLSLGNLSTQYAWAFVGLSVTEVVSASITVVIGTTLNYYLDDKINKAEILFPGVGCFLIAVCLGSAVHSSNNADNKTKLDDYSNDCKDGVGTNGISSFKQTNFNTGGTNDLEDGGSSGKAKFGTAAFLIELENTRSIKVFGKGTFIGLAITFFAGICFSMFSPAFNLATNDQWHTLKDGVPHLTVYTAFFYFSSFCFVIAMVLNLTFLYYPILNAPKSSLKAYLNDWNGRGWALLAGLLCGFGNGLQFMGGQAAGYAAADAVQALPLVSTFWGVILFGEYRRSSRKTYTLLAGMLFMFTVAVAILMASSGHRK; from the exons ATGTATATGGTAGAGAGCAAAGGTGGGGCTATAGCTTGTATGCTATTGTCTCTGTTATTGTTAGGGACATGGCCAGCTTTATTGACTTTGCTCGAAAGACGAGGGCGTCTTCCTCAACATACTTACCTTGATTATACTATTACCAATCTGTTGGCTGCTGTGATCATTGCTTTAACCTTTGGTCAGTTTGGGCCAAGCACACCAGAAATGCCTGATTTCCTCACTCAACTCTCTCAG GATAATTGGCCGAGTGTCTTGTTTGCAATGGCTGGAGGGATGGTCCTCAGCCTTGGGAACCTTTCAACTCAATATGCTTGGGCTTTTGTTGGTTTATCAGTCACTGAAGTGGTCTCTGCTAGTATTACAGTTGTTATAG GAACGACATTGAATTATTACCTTGACGACAAAATTAACAAAGCTGAGATTCTTTTTCCTGGAGTTGGATGTTTCTTGATTGCCGTTTGTTTAGGCTCTGCTGTTCATTCGTCCAACAACGCTGATAACAAAACCAAGCTTGATGATTATTCAAATGACTGTAAAGATGGAGTCGG GACTAATGGAATTTCTTCCTTCAAACAAACAAATTTTAATACAG GTGGTACAAATGATCTGGAGGATGGTGGTTCTTCTGGGAAGGCAAAATTTGGGACTGCGGCTTTCCTTATAGAACTTGAGAACACGAGATCAATCAAG GTTTTCGGGAAGGGCACGTTCATTGGTTTGGCCATAACATTTTTTGCTGGGATTTGCTTCTCAATGTTCTCGCCTGCATTTAACCTAGCGACAAATGATCAATGGCATACTCTCAAAGATGGAGTTCCGCACTTGACTGTCTATACAGCATTTTTCTACTTCTCATCATTTTGTTTTGTGATTGCCATGGTTCTGAACCTCACCTTCTTATACTACCCTATACTAAATGCACCCAAGTCGTCGCTAAAGGCTTATCTCAACGACTGGAATGGCAGAGGTTGGGCCCTTTTGGCTGGACTTTTGTGTGGTTTTGGCAATGGTCTACAATTCATGGGAGGTCAGGCTGCTGGATACGCAGCTGCAGATGCTGTTCAG GCACTGCCTCTTGTGAGCACATTTTGGGGGGTGATTTTGTTTGGAGAGTATAGAAGATCATCAAGAAAAACATATACACTCCTTGCGGGCATGCTGTTTATGTTTACAGTAGCTGTTGCAATTCTCATGGCATCGTCAGGTCATCGGAAGTAG
- the LOC104221262 gene encoding protein root UVB sensitive 3 isoform X2 translates to MMLSTQALLSAIGVGEKSATVIGATFQWFLRDLTGMVGGVLFTCYQGSNLDSNAKMWRLVADLMNDLGMLMDLVSPLFPSAFVFIVCLGSLSRSFTGVASGATRAALTQHFALQNNAADIAAKEGSQETLATMFGMALGMLLAHITSGHSFAIWISFLSLTIFHMYANYMAVCSLSLNTLNCERCSIVLSQFFKTGQVLSPKQVSSMEHVLPSRLSSLTSKGSDSLYKRVHLGVRVSSLDSLAMVNLLQSAGSNHKKAKYLLQQERDIINIITHKDSTAADILQSFIHALVMAKLGDQGGSMSLESQSWMNKHYEVFLLKLQSSGWKTERLLSSSVVWRANWLVEYSDGKHD, encoded by the exons ATGATGCTCTCTACACAA GCTCTTCTAAGTGCTATAGGTGTTGGTGAGAAATCCGCTACTGTTATTGGGGCAACGTTTCAG TGGTTCTTGCGAGATTTAACTGGTATGGTTGGAGGCGTCTTGTTCACATGTTACCAG gGTTCTAATTTAGACAGTAATGCCAAAATGTGGCGTTTAGTGGCAGATCTCATGAATGATCTTG GAATGTTGATGGATCTTGTGTCTCCTTTATTTCCGTCGGCCTTTGTGTTCATTGTTTGCTTGGGGAGTTTGTCAAGGTCATTCA CTGGTGTTGCTAGTGGAGCCACTAGAGCAGCTTTGACACAGCACTTTGCCCTTCAAAACAATGCAGCAGATATAGCTGCAAAG GAAGGAAGCCAAGAAACTCTTGCTACAATGTTTGGGATGGCTTTAGGAATGCTTCTTGCACACATCACAAGTGGCCACTCATTTGCCATATGGATATCCTTTTTGTCTCTTACTATATTCCATATGTATG CGAACTATATGGCTGTCTGTAGTCTTTCACTGAATACCCTGAACTGTGAAAGATGCTCAATTGTTTTATCACAATTCTTCAAGACAGGCCAAG TTCTCTCTCCAAAGCAGGTCTCCTCCATGGAGCATGTTCTACCTTCACGGCTGTCCTCGTTGACCTCAAAAGGCAGTGATTCTCTATACAAGCGAGTACATTTAGGTGTCAGAGTTTCTTCACTTGACAGCCTTGCTAT GGTCAACCTCTTACAATCTGCTGGATCAAATCACAAGAAAG CAAAGTATTTACTTCAACAAGAAAGGGATATTATCAACATTATTACTCATAAGGATTCAACCGCAGCTGATATATTGCAATCATTCATCCATGCGCTTGTCATGGCAAAACTAGGTGATCAAGGTGGATCCATGTCTTTGGAGAGCCAATCATGGATGAATAAACACTATGAAGTTTTTCTTCTGAAG CTTCAGTCATCAGGATGGAAGACTGAGCGTCTGCTATCATCATCAGTTGTTTGGAGAGCAAATTGGCTAGTAGAGTACTCAGATGGCAAACATGACTAG